In Candidatus Roseilinea sp., one DNA window encodes the following:
- a CDS encoding ABC transporter permease, which produces MTEVHAHKRKIPLWSSDGPWIWLLPVIILLVIYSVYPFIFNVIISFHRFDPMEKAFRWNFPDNWINLFTNSDFLKAFRITLTYGAIALIVELVLGIAIALAFDRSRVKLRGLWQSLFILPMVVPPVIAGLMFRFLQNADYGIISNILYALGVIERSEPLIGGTGRNVLLAILIADIWQWTPFVALIVLAGLKALPHEPLEAAIVDGANRWQLFWEVKLPLLRSVLAVVILFRIVDLLRLFDYVAIMTSGGPGGNSETISHYAYRMHKSIEWGMVSVIGIVVLILAIVVTNVYMRAFKVKF; this is translated from the coding sequence ATGACTGAGGTTCACGCGCACAAGCGCAAAATCCCGCTTTGGTCCAGCGATGGACCCTGGATCTGGCTGCTGCCGGTCATCATCTTGTTGGTGATCTACAGCGTCTATCCGTTCATCTTCAACGTCATCATCAGCTTCCATCGCTTCGACCCGATGGAGAAGGCGTTCCGCTGGAACTTCCCGGACAACTGGATCAACCTGTTCACCAACAGCGACTTTCTCAAAGCGTTCCGCATCACCCTCACCTATGGCGCCATCGCGTTGATCGTCGAGTTGGTGCTGGGGATTGCCATTGCGCTGGCGTTCGACCGCAGCCGGGTGAAGCTGCGTGGGCTGTGGCAGTCGCTGTTCATCCTGCCGATGGTGGTGCCGCCGGTGATCGCCGGATTGATGTTCCGCTTCCTCCAAAACGCCGACTACGGCATCATCTCCAACATTCTTTATGCGCTCGGCGTCATCGAGCGATCCGAGCCGCTGATCGGCGGCACCGGGCGCAATGTGCTGTTGGCCATCCTGATCGCCGACATCTGGCAGTGGACGCCGTTTGTCGCGCTAATCGTGCTGGCCGGCTTAAAAGCGCTGCCGCACGAGCCGCTCGAAGCCGCCATCGTGGACGGTGCGAATCGCTGGCAGTTGTTCTGGGAAGTGAAGTTGCCACTGCTGCGCAGCGTGCTCGCCGTCGTCATCCTGTTCCGCATCGTTGACTTGCTGCGCCTGTTCGACTACGTCGCCATCATGACCAGCGGCGGGCCCGGCGGCAACTCCGAGACGATCAGCCACTATGCCTACCGCATGCACAAGAGCATCGAGTGGGGCATGGTGTCGGTGATCGGCATCGTCGTGCTGATCCTGGCCATCGTTGTCACGAACGTGTATATGCGCGCGTTCAAAGTGAAGTTCTAG